From Staphylococcus delphini, one genomic window encodes:
- a CDS encoding cysteine desulfurase family protein, with protein MLYFDNAATTKPDPSVLSSFMKVNEKFFYNPNSPHEKGQEVERLLQNARDQIKSTLKLNDETLIFTSGATESNNMALKGAAHQKKHFGRTIITSLLEHPSVLEVMRELEREGFILKYINVTAEGRIDIDHLKSLLTNDVILVTCMQVNNIMGQMQPIEEIVESLKPYPKVHFHVDAVQALGKWPIQMTGIDSLSLSGHKFNGLKGQGLLILKNLHQIYPIIQGGGQEFGLRSGTVNVASDVALAKAIRLAEDQREALIQTLSTFTTALREMIQDYPGVVINSPVDASPHILNLAFPGVRGEVLVNAFSKQGIMLSTTSACSSKHSNVNEVLKAMNISVSRILGSIRLSFDRHTTMQDIETFKAAFHQVYSEVEELLEK; from the coding sequence ATGTTATATTTTGATAACGCAGCGACGACGAAACCCGATCCATCCGTGTTATCGAGTTTTATGAAGGTGAACGAAAAGTTTTTCTATAATCCGAATAGTCCACATGAAAAAGGACAGGAAGTTGAACGTTTATTACAAAATGCGAGAGACCAAATTAAATCGACGTTGAAGTTAAATGATGAAACACTCATATTTACAAGTGGGGCAACAGAGTCGAACAATATGGCTTTAAAAGGGGCAGCACATCAGAAAAAGCATTTTGGACGTACCATTATCACGTCGTTACTTGAACATCCGTCTGTATTAGAGGTGATGCGTGAACTTGAGCGAGAAGGTTTTATCTTAAAGTACATCAATGTGACAGCTGAAGGGCGCATTGACATTGACCATTTGAAGTCACTGTTAACCAATGATGTCATTTTAGTGACGTGCATGCAAGTGAATAATATTATGGGACAAATGCAGCCTATTGAAGAGATTGTTGAAAGCTTAAAGCCTTATCCGAAAGTGCATTTTCATGTTGATGCGGTACAAGCACTTGGCAAATGGCCGATTCAAATGACAGGTATTGACAGTTTGTCGTTGAGCGGTCACAAGTTTAATGGTTTGAAGGGTCAAGGTTTACTCATTTTAAAAAACTTACATCAAATTTATCCAATCATTCAAGGTGGCGGTCAAGAGTTTGGTTTGCGTAGTGGAACGGTCAATGTCGCAAGTGATGTGGCGTTAGCGAAAGCCATTCGACTGGCGGAAGATCAACGTGAGGCCTTGATACAAACGTTATCGACATTTACGACTGCATTGCGTGAGATGATTCAAGATTATCCTGGTGTCGTCATTAATTCACCGGTTGATGCATCACCGCACATTTTAAATTTGGCATTTCCAGGTGTACGGGGTGAAGTATTAGTCAATGCCTTTTCGAAACAAGGAATTATGCTTTCGACGACGAGTGCATGTTCATCTAAACATTCGAATGTCAATGAAGTATTAAAAGCGATGAACATTTCAGTATCGCGTATTTTAGGAAGTATCCGTTTGTCATTTGATCGACATACGACCATGCAAGATATTGAGACGTTTAAAGCAGCGTTTCATCAAGTATATAGTGAAGTTGAGGAGTTGTTAGAAAAATGA
- a CDS encoding DUF4355 domain-containing protein — MKEQWLKLKLQFFSDAGTDSEAVAEQADVSDAQAEEVEDTEQLTEAQLKLVNDRVNAEMQRRTKEMRQQIQDELTEKQKEADKLRKMNAEQKHQYELEKTEKERDDYKKQLETYKMRQEATSMLNDAGMHVPDALLDLVVKETAEDTKATVDSFVALVNQEVQRQLESKATQSHVVGNHVRTPEVEEAWKTFLN, encoded by the coding sequence ATGAAAGAACAATGGTTAAAGTTGAAGTTACAGTTTTTTAGTGATGCAGGTACAGATAGTGAAGCAGTAGCAGAACAAGCTGATGTGAGTGACGCTCAAGCTGAAGAGGTCGAAGATACCGAACAACTGACTGAAGCACAATTGAAGTTAGTGAATGATCGTGTGAATGCAGAGATGCAACGCCGTACGAAAGAGATGCGTCAGCAGATTCAAGACGAATTGACTGAGAAGCAAAAAGAAGCGGATAAACTTCGTAAGATGAATGCCGAACAAAAGCATCAGTATGAACTTGAGAAGACAGAAAAAGAGCGTGACGATTATAAGAAGCAACTTGAAACGTATAAGATGCGGCAAGAAGCGACGTCTATGCTCAATGATGCGGGTATGCATGTCCCTGATGCATTACTGGATTTAGTCGTGAAAGAGACGGCTGAAGACACTAAGGCGACGGTCGATAGTTTTGTAGCGTTAGTGAATCAAGAAGTACAGCGTCAACTAGAAAGTAAAGCAACACAAAGCCATGTCGTTGGGAACCATGTGCGTACACCAGAAGTGGAAGAGGCTTGGAAAACATTTTTAAATTAA
- a CDS encoding phage portal protein, protein MRKSRIILAKTKPDASGRIGNANVHYIYKQYDVAGVEAYKKRIQKDIHKFTNTPDLSDEHFGGVQSGEAMKYKLFGLEQLRVTIERQLTKGFKRRFAIIQSVRNHLNDNIDFTDMRIEFKPNIPQSLAEYADIFIKLGGRVSQETLLSWLPNIENPKEELEKVKAEEKEASENQDYHDAIPVQQEKEDMNDVELE, encoded by the coding sequence GGATTGGGAATGCGAATGTGCATTATATTTATAAGCAGTATGATGTTGCAGGCGTTGAAGCCTATAAGAAACGTATTCAAAAAGATATTCATAAGTTTACGAATACGCCGGATTTGTCGGATGAACATTTCGGAGGTGTGCAGTCTGGGGAAGCAATGAAATATAAGTTGTTCGGACTTGAACAGTTACGTGTGACGATTGAACGGCAGTTGACGAAAGGTTTTAAACGTCGGTTTGCGATTATTCAAAGTGTGCGGAATCACTTGAATGACAATATTGATTTTACGGATATGCGCATTGAGTTTAAGCCTAACATCCCGCAATCGTTAGCAGAATACGCTGACATCTTTATTAAGCTTGGCGGTCGCGTGAGTCAAGAAACGTTATTGTCTTGGCTGCCGAATATTGAAAATCCTAAAGAAGAGCTTGAAAAAGTGAAAGCGGAGGAAAAAGAGGCTTCAGAAAATCAAGACTACCATGATGCGATACCTGTACAACAAGAGAAAGAAGACATGAACGATGTAGAGCTTGAATGA
- the rpsD gene encoding 30S ribosomal protein S4, which yields MARFRGSSWKKSRRLGISLSGTGKELDKRPYAPGQHGPTQRKKLSEYGLQLREKQKLRYLYGMTERQFRNTFQTAGKQGGVHGENFMILLASRLDAIVYALGLARTRRQARQLVGHGHVEVDGKRVDIPSYTLKPGQVVTVREKSRKLAIIEESVEINNFVPDYLDFDADNLTGTFVRLPERSELPAEINEQLIVEYYSR from the coding sequence ATGGCTCGATTCAGAGGTTCAAGCTGGAAAAAATCTCGTCGTTTAGGTATCTCATTATCAGGTACTGGTAAAGAATTAGACAAACGTCCTTACGCACCAGGACAACACGGTCCAACTCAACGTAAAAAATTATCTGAGTATGGATTACAATTACGTGAAAAACAAAAATTACGTTACTTATATGGTATGACTGAACGTCAATTCCGTAACACATTCCAAACTGCTGGTAAACAAGGTGGTGTTCATGGTGAAAACTTCATGATCCTACTTGCTAGCCGTTTAGACGCAATTGTTTACGCTTTAGGTTTAGCGCGTACACGTCGTCAAGCACGTCAATTAGTTGGTCACGGTCACGTAGAAGTTGACGGTAAACGTGTTGACATTCCATCATACACATTAAAACCAGGTCAAGTTGTTACTGTTCGTGAAAAATCACGTAAATTAGCAATCATCGAAGAATCAGTTGAAATCAACAATTTCGTTCCTGATTACTTAGACTTCGATGCTGATAACTTAACAGGTACTTTCGTTCGCCTTCCAGAACGTAGCGAGTTACCAGCTGAAATCAATGAACAATTAATCGTTGAGTACTACTCACGTTAA
- a CDS encoding minor capsid protein, whose product MFIQSETLEDAAKVAEIERIVAMMIADIYKNLLAYYGKLATAEGIDWREAKKIVDAFDVEVFQMQAKAYVENKDFSEKANEELKRYNTTMYVNREKLLKQELGLIVTKAYAEQEKVVNHHLQDSVTRTLRHQAGILGADVHVKQSDVEAIVYSNFGKLNWSERLWNNQDELRKDVERMASHVMLRGRHPYEFVPEIRKKQQQTVANTKRLLITEAARVQTEAQKMHYLETMGDDAEYEFVAKRDEKTSKICRHYDKKVFKVKDIMPGVNAPPMHPHCRSTTVPYVGNWRDKFFKDRQGKYKAEYEDVLQKLAKEDMTEALENGKIKKELNVDKQNRHQLGHPLYEAYKKKNIQKGLQIPSVTVLDNEELNSMIRQKSGKGYLVANNAGKWLNREIINFGKIIGKAYIDGEFIETKCGKVHYSKTGTHVVPYEKEDK is encoded by the coding sequence ATGTTCATCCAGTCTGAAACATTAGAAGATGCTGCAAAGGTGGCTGAAATTGAGCGCATTGTGGCGATGATGATTGCGGATATATACAAAAACTTATTAGCGTATTATGGCAAGCTTGCGACAGCTGAAGGGATTGACTGGCGAGAAGCGAAAAAGATTGTCGATGCGTTTGATGTTGAAGTGTTTCAAATGCAAGCGAAAGCGTATGTTGAAAATAAAGATTTTAGCGAAAAAGCGAATGAGGAACTGAAGCGTTATAACACGACGATGTATGTCAATCGTGAGAAGTTGTTAAAGCAAGAACTTGGTTTGATTGTGACGAAAGCTTATGCTGAACAAGAGAAAGTGGTGAATCATCACTTACAAGATAGCGTGACGCGTACACTGAGACATCAAGCGGGGATATTAGGTGCGGATGTGCATGTGAAGCAGTCAGATGTTGAAGCGATTGTGTATTCTAACTTTGGTAAGCTGAATTGGTCTGAGCGACTTTGGAACAATCAAGATGAACTGAGAAAAGATGTTGAGCGGATGGCCAGTCATGTGATGTTACGTGGCCGACATCCGTATGAGTTTGTGCCAGAGATACGTAAGAAACAACAACAGACAGTCGCTAATACGAAACGATTGTTGATTACCGAAGCGGCACGTGTGCAAACGGAAGCGCAGAAAATGCACTATTTAGAGACGATGGGCGACGATGCCGAATATGAGTTCGTGGCGAAACGTGATGAAAAGACATCTAAAATCTGTCGTCACTACGATAAGAAAGTGTTTAAAGTGAAAGACATAATGCCTGGTGTCAATGCTCCGCCGATGCATCCTCATTGTCGAAGCACGACAGTACCTTATGTAGGCAACTGGCGTGATAAGTTTTTCAAAGACAGACAAGGGAAGTACAAAGCCGAATATGAAGATGTTTTACAAAAATTAGCTAAAGAAGACATGACGGAAGCTCTTGAAAATGGTAAAATAAAAAAAGAATTAAACGTAGATAAACAGAACCGCCATCAGTTAGGCCATCCATTGTATGAAGCGTATAAGAAAAAGAATATACAAAAAGGGCTTCAAATACCAAGCGTTACGGTATTAGACAATGAGGAACTCAATTCAATGATACGTCAAAAATCAGGTAAAGGCTACTTGGTAGCTAATAATGCAGGTAAATGGTTAAACAGAGAAATTATAAACTTTGGTAAAATTATTGGTAAAGCATACATTGACGGTGAATTTATAGAAACGAAATGTGGGAAAGTGCACTACTCAAAAACAGGCACTCATGTTGTACCTTATGAAAAGGAGGATAAGTAA
- the ezrA gene encoding septation ring formation regulator EzrA produces the protein MALYIILAIIIVILIAIGVLFYMRSNKRSIIQSAEERREKLNALSYDESLEKLKTLHLSGETKNQYDTLNQSWTDTTNNYLAPVDEKIHEAEMNLDKFKFSLAQTDIDDAHALMDQYEAKHQELVSQADEVYDMHQQSDEIYERSKDEYRKLKRDVLANRHQYGEAASLLEKEIEGFEPEFEVYETLKAEGNYQEAHTHIQGLDQDITYLKEDMSEIPDLMREAQKELPGQFQDIKYGVRDLKVEGYDLDHVKVDSTLQDLKTELSFVEPLISRLELDEANDKLVQINDRLDDMYDLIEHEVKSKNAVEESKERITNDLFHAKDMNYTLQTEIEYVRENYYINESDVQSVRQFENEIQNLISVYDEILSEMAKSSVRYSEVQDNLKYIEDHVEVINAKQEKLQNHLVSLREDEAEAEEHILRVQSKKEEIYRRLLASNLTSVPERFIILKNEIDYEVRDVNQRFSERPINVQQLKDKVNKVVLQMNKFEDEANDVLINAVYAERLIQYGNRYRKDNHDLDKSLNEAERLFKNNRYKRSSEISEQALEQLEPGIAQHIEREVLEQQS, from the coding sequence ATGGCATTATATATTATACTAGCGATTATCATTGTTATTTTGATTGCAATCGGTGTGTTATTTTACATGCGATCAAACAAAAGGTCGATTATTCAATCTGCTGAAGAGAGAAGAGAAAAGTTAAATGCATTGTCGTATGATGAAAGTTTGGAGAAATTGAAAACGTTACACTTATCTGGTGAAACAAAAAATCAATACGATACATTGAACCAATCATGGACGGACACAACAAATAACTATTTGGCACCTGTAGATGAAAAAATCCATGAAGCAGAAATGAATCTAGATAAATTCAAGTTTTCATTAGCTCAAACGGACATTGATGATGCACATGCGTTAATGGACCAGTACGAAGCGAAACACCAAGAGTTGGTTAGTCAAGCGGATGAAGTGTACGACATGCATCAACAAAGCGATGAGATTTATGAAAGAAGTAAAGATGAATACCGTAAATTGAAGCGCGATGTCCTTGCAAACCGTCATCAATATGGTGAAGCAGCAAGTTTATTGGAAAAGGAAATTGAAGGTTTTGAACCAGAATTTGAAGTGTATGAGACGTTAAAAGCTGAAGGTAACTACCAAGAGGCACATACGCACATTCAAGGATTAGATCAAGATATCACTTATTTAAAAGAAGATATGAGTGAAATTCCTGATTTAATGCGTGAAGCACAAAAAGAACTTCCGGGTCAATTCCAAGATATTAAATATGGCGTACGTGATTTGAAAGTAGAAGGTTATGATTTAGATCATGTGAAAGTCGATAGTACATTGCAAGACTTGAAGACGGAACTTAGTTTTGTTGAACCGCTGATCAGTCGCCTTGAATTAGATGAAGCGAATGACAAACTGGTACAAATTAATGACCGCCTTGATGATATGTATGACTTAATCGAACATGAAGTGAAGTCGAAAAATGCCGTCGAAGAATCTAAAGAACGTATTACAAATGATTTGTTCCATGCGAAAGATATGAATTACACGTTACAAACTGAAATTGAATATGTGCGTGAAAATTATTATATCAATGAAAGTGATGTACAAAGCGTGCGTCAATTTGAAAATGAGATTCAAAATTTAATTTCAGTGTATGACGAAATTTTATCTGAAATGGCGAAATCATCCGTACGTTATAGCGAAGTCCAAGATAACTTGAAATATATTGAAGACCATGTTGAAGTCATTAATGCGAAACAAGAAAAGTTACAAAATCATCTCGTGTCACTAAGAGAAGATGAAGCAGAGGCAGAAGAACATATTTTACGTGTCCAAAGTAAAAAAGAAGAGATTTATCGTCGTTTACTTGCTTCAAATTTAACAAGTGTGCCAGAACGTTTCATTATTTTGAAAAATGAAATTGATTATGAAGTGCGTGACGTCAATCAACGTTTTAGTGAGCGACCAATTAATGTGCAACAATTGAAAGATAAAGTGAACAAAGTCGTCCTTCAAATGAATAAATTTGAAGATGAAGCGAACGATGTGCTCATTAATGCGGTGTACGCGGAACGTTTAATTCAGTACGGTAATCGTTATCGTAAAGACAACCATGATTTAGATAAGAGCTTGAACGAGGCAGAACGTTTATTCAAAAACAACCGCTACAAACGTTCAAGTGAGATTTCAGAACAAGCGCTCGAACAACTTGAGCCTGGTATCGCACAACATATTGAACGAGAAGTGTTAGAACAACAATCTTAA
- a CDS encoding GAF domain-containing protein has protein sequence MTETTDYHLLSRQLDAMLDGETDLIANLSNTSALLNENLAQINWVGFYLMKDGALILGPFQGKPACVHIEVGKGVCGTAVAKNQTQRVADVHAFPGHIACDANSQSEIVIPIHKNGEVIGVLDIDAPIRARFAEADEAGLEAVVKVLEAHL, from the coding sequence ATGACAGAAACAACAGACTATCATCTCTTATCTCGTCAACTTGATGCGATGTTAGATGGAGAAACAGATTTAATCGCAAATTTAAGTAATACTTCTGCGTTATTAAACGAAAACTTAGCTCAAATTAATTGGGTCGGTTTTTATTTAATGAAAGATGGCGCATTAATTTTAGGACCGTTCCAAGGTAAACCGGCTTGTGTTCATATCGAAGTTGGCAAAGGCGTATGTGGCACAGCTGTTGCAAAAAATCAAACGCAACGTGTCGCTGATGTACATGCTTTCCCTGGCCATATTGCATGTGATGCGAACAGCCAATCTGAAATCGTTATTCCAATTCATAAAAACGGTGAAGTAATTGGTGTATTAGATATCGATGCCCCTATCCGTGCACGTTTTGCTGAAGCAGATGAAGCAGGTTTAGAAGCGGTTGTAAAAGTGTTAGAAGCTCATCTTTAA
- a CDS encoding LSM domain protein, with product MKLWTYVRKKVMIETIDGQQFTGKVTSYDDEIDSDRGEDFIYLDVGMTVLFGFYESEIKSIEVLD from the coding sequence ATGAAACTATGGACTTATGTGAGAAAAAAGGTAATGATAGAAACTATTGATGGACAGCAATTTACTGGTAAAGTTACAAGTTATGATGATGAGATCGATAGTGATAGAGGAGAAGATTTTATATATTTAGATGTCGGTATGACAGTATTGTTTGGTTTTTATGAAAGTGAAATAAAATCGATTGAAGTTTTAGATTAA